In Oryza brachyantha chromosome 2, ObraRS2, whole genome shotgun sequence, a single window of DNA contains:
- the LOC107303592 gene encoding uncharacterized protein LOC107303592 isoform X2: MVIGDREIYMGWAKSREGAGPLYMKPLLHFDKLCEIYASDLVKGVNAKGPGEQQATEDYSVVDEDDHICHPIDKTTAQAPVTENPTAPGGSKRVFADTDTLETSLCNVSNSFAKFLDAEKENGITFNSMQMAMMNRSEAHEDNKKTKLFDAIKKLPNFSIEEAVMAVRILGRDAGNIDLFLAMSLDYQVVFVRQELAEAAKKS, encoded by the exons ATGGTTATTGGAGATAGAGAAATATACATGGGTTGGGCAAAG TCTCGTGAAGGAGCTGGCCCTTTGTACATGAAGCCATTGCTTCATTTTGATAAGTTGTGTGAAATTTATGCTAGTGATTTGGTTAAAGGAGTGAATGCTAAAGGTCCTGGAGAGCAGCAAGCAACAGAGGATTATTCTGTTGTGGATGAAGATGATCATATTTGTCATCCTATTGATAAAACCACAGCTCAAGCACCTGTTACTGAAAACCCAACTGCCCCAGGAGGAAGTAAGAGGGTTTTTGCTGATACTGATACTCTTGAGACAAGCCTTTGCAATGTGTCCAATTCATTTGCAAAGTTCCTGGATGCAGAAAAGGAGAATGGGATCACCTTCAATAGCATGCAAATGGCAATGATGAATAGATCTGAAGCCCATgaggataataaaaaaaccaagctCTTTGATGCTATCAAGAAGTTGCCAAACTTTTCTATTGAAGAGGCTGTCATGGCTGTTCGTATCCTTGGTAGAGATGCTGGGAATATTGATCTTTTCTTAGCAATGTCTCTTGACTACCAGGTGGTATTTGTTCGCCAGGAGCTCGCTGAGGcggcaaaaaaaagttaa